A genomic stretch from Aedes albopictus strain Foshan chromosome 2, AalbF5, whole genome shotgun sequence includes:
- the LOC134287738 gene encoding uncharacterized protein LOC134287738, producing the protein MQNGTAQVALVQEPYFRKGNFYLGNLVNPVFATFSKNEMANSRVMPRACVLVNNAIVATLISELTTRDVCAITIDVSVGNLNRKYVYCSVYLPHDEPSPTDAFKQVIAYCTTKGLPLIVGSDANAHHIIWGSSDINLRGSSLMEYLSSTDLGLLNIGNRPTFMVSGREEVLDITLCSSRISHELTNWHVSDEESLSDHRYILFEHVNVTSQTLRFRNPRSTNWDLFTDLVAAKFHGYSPSIDTPSDLDDAVDTTTTFIMEAFEEACPLRSVKITRGTPWRNSDLAKLRKQCRKSWNRRRSAGSEAFRSARKAYRKSLRSAERSG; encoded by the coding sequence atgcaaaatggtacagcccaagtggcgttggtccaagaaccttactttcgtaaggggaatttctatttaggaaaccttgtgaatccagtgtttgctactttcagtaaaaatgaaatggcaaactcacgtgtcatgcctcgagcatgtgtgcttgtcaacaacgcaatcgttgctacactcatctctgaactaactaccagagatgtatgtgctatcacaatagatgtatctgttggaaacctcaacaggaaatacgtttattgttcggtttatttaccgcatgatgaaccatcccctacggatgctttcaaacaagtcattgcatactgcactacaaaaggccttccgctaattgttggtagtgatgctaatgctcaccatataatctggggcagctcagacatcaatttgagaggctccagtttgatggaatacttaagtagtacagatcttggattacttaacataggcaaccgcccaaccttcatggtatctggtagagaggaagtgttagacataacgctttgctctagcagaattagtcatgagctgaccaattggcatgtatcagatgaagaatctttatctgaccatcgttacatcttgtttgaacatgtgaatgttacttcgcaaactttgcgtttcaggaatccccggtcaacaaactgggatctctttaccgatctggttgcagccaaatttcatggatactcaccatcaattgacactccaagtgatttagatgatgccgttgatactacaacgaccttcatcatggaagcttttgaagaagcatgccctctacggtctgtgaagatcacaagaggaaccccttggaggaactctgatctggcgaaactcaggaaacaatgtagaaagagttggaacagacgacgttcagctggttcggaggctttcaggtcggctcgcaaggcctacaggaaatctctccggtctgctgaacgatccggctga